In the genome of Fimbriimonadaceae bacterium, one region contains:
- a CDS encoding cysteine-rich CWC family protein, with translation MAKTCEHCRQPFECVGYQCWCGKIGITEQQMDWIAARFKDCLCPACLQQVADGVLGPQPSNETPHGT, from the coding sequence GTGGCGAAAACCTGTGAGCATTGCCGGCAGCCGTTCGAATGTGTCGGGTATCAATGCTGGTGCGGGAAGATCGGTATTACCGAGCAGCAGATGGATTGGATCGCCGCGCGGTTTAAGGATTGCCTGTGCCCCGCCTGTTTGCAGCAGGTGGCGGATGGAGTACTTGGACCGCAGCCTTCGAATGAAACGCCTCATGGTACGTAA
- the cobO gene encoding cob(I)yrinic acid a,c-diamide adenosyltransferase: MTEQDDYTAKMQRVKASVDRRIEAAQDEKGLLIVYTGAGKGKTTAALGMALRVLGHGMKVAIVQFIKGAIDTAEERILKSFGDRVTFLRMGEGYTWETQDRERDTSHAQAAWAKACEFMRDPSYAMVILDEFNIALHHGSVAVPEVLPRVQQRPAMQHVVITGRGAPEELIEAADLVTEMKQVKHPFRKGIKAQAGVEF; this comes from the coding sequence ATGACGGAACAGGACGACTATACGGCGAAGATGCAACGCGTGAAGGCCTCCGTGGATCGGCGGATCGAAGCGGCGCAGGACGAGAAGGGCTTGCTGATCGTCTATACCGGCGCGGGTAAGGGCAAGACCACTGCCGCGCTTGGCATGGCGCTGCGTGTGCTCGGCCACGGCATGAAGGTGGCGATCGTTCAATTCATCAAGGGGGCGATCGACACCGCAGAGGAGCGCATCCTGAAATCGTTCGGCGACCGCGTGACGTTTCTCCGTATGGGTGAAGGGTATACCTGGGAGACACAGGATCGGGAGCGCGATACGAGCCATGCGCAGGCGGCCTGGGCCAAGGCCTGCGAGTTCATGCGCGATCCGTCCTATGCGATGGTGATCCTGGATGAATTCAATATTGCGCTGCACCACGGCTCTGTGGCGGTGCCTGAAGTTCTGCCGCGTGTGCAACAGCGGCCGGCGATGCAACATGTCGTCATCACCGGCCGAGGGGCTCCGGAGGAGTTGATCGAGGCGGCGGATCTGGTGACGGAGATGAAGCAGGTGAAACATCCGTTCCGAAAAGGCATCAAGGCGCAGGCAGGGGTGGAGTTTTGA